One genomic segment of Epinephelus fuscoguttatus linkage group LG19, E.fuscoguttatus.final_Chr_v1 includes these proteins:
- the LOC125878961 gene encoding cytochrome c oxidase subunit 6A, mitochondrial, with protein sequence MSVSPAALAARRVLAAASQSSHEGGARTWKMLTIVLAVPGVAVCMANAYMKMQAHSHEPPEFVPYSHLRIRTKKFPWGDGNHSLFHNPHTNPLPDGYEDSHH encoded by the exons ATGTCTGTGTCTCCTGCTGCCTTAGCTGCTCGTCGTGTGCTTGCTGCAGCGTCACAATCAAGCCATGAAGGAGGAG CAAGGACCTGGAAGATGCTGACCATTGTGTTAGCTGTTCCTGGTGTGGCAGTCTGCATGGCCAATGCCTACATGAAGATGCAGGCGCATTCGCATGAGCCACCAGAGTTTGTGCCATATTCACACCTGCGTATCCGCACCAAG AAATTCCCTTGGGGCGATGGAAACCACTCTCTGTTCCACAACCCTCACACCAATCCTCTGCCCGATGGCTATGAAGACTCCCATCACTGA
- the armc5 gene encoding armadillo repeat-containing protein 5, translating to MAASPVQGDRKQFRAPTREGHPSSSEPSLTWCLAHLSKPRSGAEHHGHGKADSGGGREGDKRSRMSQWRALVSIRTQHIKGDKAGIARFRTQGGLRPLLELLKHPECSRKTLDLALSILANCCTELETRIEVRKLDGINIVVEILKENMALETVQNRAARALGNLAMDPESSALIHSAGGVPLLLLCVSLSSGPSSPTAAPPKESCPKLECAQSAARALLYLSDTPSNRLSLLTQGTLSFLAPLIAPEYPQGLRRAALRTLHELTRGCGVECAREVSRSGVLAQLGVMASGESGKPFEELALKTLANLCSQGCLRPLVGSLGVIQKFTEEVKRDPLKSGVFLKALCLCCKEAVNRAKVKESGGLEALIGFLAAHQSHPLSRLVILACVDFVFDESAMEQLQELGLVPLLVARLVELTRGEEQSAEKMDVSLSSSISPTELLPSSYFDSFDFPPPPESCKRQEAEKEQGLCSSSFLSLRSWLVSEGLISSEGDLLNSSGVEGEWGSLQIPPSSSPQTPSPNPDSLSSPKNSSPFNPTTSSSSKKAAQPSLITSSAQPQLSSSCKIPDPPPSSPQPAVASTPQTQPSSNTISSPTKTTQTPVSPSKFSSPHKRRPRPHSSASLTKVILDTPPSVPRTMAYHHPYHPEPWTPESPILLLLSRFSHATDPSAALVSAGVMSGLLYYLTQHQDPSSRCFRMLCRLSCNPNCLQALVRTGSVALIRHHLCQRGGGFEGEERQTGRVKAKVKQLGSALLNNLRIQCESGFGSGVVSHVMLSGSETDKVNCALSLPLICSNKSLLKKLLLDSGGLLLALQPLGCDDDDVDEDQPTECGKLLSDWFNSPHSGLTSQLHSLFSSLLIGCLSTLTAGIKMELNKKHLNPVMTQSVEKIDPVSPPPSKRPRLADTCPYGVSNFDLLLLLDDGTQVRANREAVTGVEGTDGVTSEYFWALLRGGFGEAQGNAGEAIQIKDVSTGMLLPVLHYLHGCRFTQDTKTTRECDEGQSRGQCQVLDKLVFDGLGICQKETEECSTDDFAFQKSALGEMMIGACRFLVTELKRELEDLCVSLLLSCSTKAAPTVDKVEKAASKMDQECVESAKENLANRTSELELTGFEVQTENLPGQTKKPNSFPHLTDSNKTCSAGTIQKASRALNTTFNQKTIKTITLVSKSSCVTVVDKSCDPEVVRLRPKNLMKSSAQGLKSATQDSLSSSEASTGDNTHLVALLPQVYWFSQRYSYPALGRACLSLLLGFQDCPQPFLSSALAGDCLRRLARQADCTETLKQNLLSLATVALS from the exons ATGGCTGCATCACCTGTGCAAGGTGACCGGAAACAATTTCGAGCACCCACCAGAGAAGGGCACCCATCATCATCAGAGCCTTCTTTGACCTGGTGCTTAGCTCACCTCTCCAAACCCCGATCAGGGGCTGAACATCACGGGCATGGCAAGGCTGACTCAGGCGGTGGCAGAGAAGGGGACAAGAGATCCAGAATGTCTCAGTGGCGAGCCCTGGTTTCCATCCGGACCCAGCACATCAAGGGTGACAAGGCTGGCATTGCCCGATTCAGAACTCAAGGTGGTCTCCGGCCCCTGCTGGAGCTACTCAAACACCCAGAGTGCTCTAGGAAAACCCTGGACCTGGCTCTTAGCATCCTGGCAAACTGCTGCACTGAGCTGGAGACACGCATAGAG GTCCGTAAGCTTGATGGAATAAATATTGTAG TGGAGATCCTGAAGGAAAATATGGCCCTGGAGACGGTCCAGAACCGAGCAGCCCGGGCTTTGGGAAACTTGGCCATGGATCCCGAGAGCTCTGCACTCATCCACTCTGCTG GTGGtgttcctcttctcctcctttgtgtgtctctttcttcTGGCCCGTCTTCCCCTACTGCTGCTCCACCCAAAGAGTCCTGTCCTAAACTGGAGTGCGCTCAGTCGGCTGCCCGGGCTCTCCTTTACCTCTCAGATACGCCTTCTAACCGCCTGTCGCTGCTCACCCAGGGGACCTTATCCTTTCTTGCCCCTCTCATTGCTCCAGAATATCCCCAGGGGCTGAGGCGGGCGGCACTCAGGACCCTCCACGAGCTTACTCGGGGCTGTGGTGTTGAATGTGCCAGGGAGGTGTCCCGTTCTGGAGTCCTCGCTCAGCTTGGTGTCATGGCATCTGGGGAGTCTGGTAAACCTTTTGAGGAGCTGGCACTGAAGACCCTGGCCAACTTGTGCTCCCAGGGCTGCCTGCGCCCCCTTGTGGGGTCACTGGGGGTTATTCAGAAGTTCACTGAGGAGGTCAAGAGGGACCCACTGAAGTCTGGAGTCTTCCTCAAGGCACTGTGCTTGTGCTGCAAGGAGGCGGTCAACCGGGCCAAGGTGAAAGAGAGTGGTGGATTGGAGGCGCTAATTGGCTTTCTGGCCGCCCATCAGAGTCACCCCCTCTCCCGACTTGTCATCCTGGCCTGTGTGGACTTTGTTTTTGATGAATCTGCTATGGAGCAGCTTCAGGAGTTAGGGCTGGTCCCTCTGCTTGTTGCTCGACTGGTTGAGCTCACCAGAGGCGAGGAACAATCTGCTGAGAAGATGGACGTGAGCCTCTCCTCCAGCATTTCTCCCACGGAGCTCCTGCCCTCCTCATATTTTGACTCTTTTgactttcctcctcctcctgagagCTGCAAGAGGCAGGAAGCCGAAAAGGAGCAAGGTCTATGTTCATCAAGCTTTTTAAGTCTCag GTCCTGGTTGGTGTCTGAGGGATTGATCTCTTCAGAGGGGGACCTACTGAATTCCTCTGGTGTTGAAGGGGAATGGGGAAGTCTTCAGATCCCACCGTCTTCGTCCCCTCAAACGCCCTCCCCAAACCCTGATTCCCTTTCCTCTCCTAAAAACTCTTCCCCATTCAACCCTACTACCTCTTCCTCTTCTAAAAAAGCTGCTCAGCCTTCCCTTATTACCTCTTCAGCGCAGCCCCAGCTATCATCCTCATGTAAAATCCCTGATCCTCCTCCATCTAGTCCTCAACCTGCAGTTGCGTCTACACCCCAAACCCAGCCCAGTTCTAACACTATCTCCTCTCCCACGAAAACAACCCAAACACCAGTCTCTCCATCAAAGTTCTCATCCCCTCACAAAAGGAGGCCACGTCCTCATTCATCAGCTTCTTTGACTAAAGTTATTCTCGATACCCCTCCCTCTGTGCCCCGCACAATGGCCTACCACCACCCCTACCACCCCGAACCCTGGACGCCAGAGTCAcccatcctgctgctgctgtcacgcTTTTCCCACGCCACCGACCCAAGTGCTGCTCTGGTCAGTGCAGGTGTCATGTCCGGCTTGCTCTACTACCTCACCCAGCACCAGGACCCCAGCAGCAGGTGCTTCCGTATGCTTTGCCGGCTGAGCTGTAACCCAAACTGTTTGCAGGCGCTGGTCCGAACTGGCTCGGTCGCGCTGATTCGTCACCATCTCTGCCAGAGAGGGGGAGGAtttgagggagaggagaggcagaCGGGCCGAGTGAAAGCCAAAGTTAAACAGCTTG GTTCTGCTCTTCTCAATAATCTGCGTATCCAGTGTGAGTCTGGATTTGGCTCTGGAGTTGTTTCCCATGTGATGCTGTCAGGATCTGAGACAGACAAGGTGAACTGTGCGCTGTCTCTGCCATTAATCTGCAG CAACAAGTCCCTGTTGAAGAAACTTCTTCTGGACAGCGGTGGACTCCTCCTGGCTCTGCAGCCTCTTGGTTGCGACGACGACGATGTGGATGAAGACCAGCCTACTGAATGTGGGAAGTTGCTTTCTGATTGGTTTAATTCACCACATTCAGGCCTGACTTCACAGCTCCACTCACTATTCTCCTCCCTCCTTATTGGATGCCTGTCTACTCTGACTGCTGGCATCAAAATGGAGCTTAACAAAAAACATCTAAATCCAGTAATGACGCAGTCAGTCGAAAAAATTGACCCAGTTTCACCTCCTCCCTCAAAAAGGCCTCGCCTGGCCGACACCTGTCCTTATGGCGTCTCGAACTTTGACCTCCTCTTGCTGCTGGATGACGGGACTCAGGTCCGAGCCAACAGGGAGGCTGTGACTGGGGTGGAGGGGACAGACGGAGTCACCTCTGAATACTTTTGGGCTCTGTTGAGAGGTGGATTTGGAGAAGCTCAGGGTAATGCAGGTGAAGCCATCCAAATTAAAGATGTCAGCACAGGTATGCTGCTACCAGTGCTGCATTACCTGCATGGATGTCgcttcacacaggacacaaaaacaacaagggAATGTGATGAGGGACAGAGTAGAGGACAGTGTCAGGTCTTGGACAAATTAGTCTTTGATGGACTGGGGATCTGccaaaaagagacagaggagtgCTCAACAGATGACTTTGCTTTCCAGAAATCAGCTCTGGGCGAGATGATGATTGGGGCATGCAGATTTTTGGTGACTGAGCTTAAGAGAGAGCTGGaggatctgtgtgtgtctcttctcCTGTCCTGCTCCACCAAGGCTGCCCCAACAGTGGACAAGGTGGAAAAGGCTGCATCTAAAATGGACCAAGAATGCGTTGAGTCTGCCAAGGAGAACCTGGCTAATCGAACATCGGAGTTAGAGTTGACTGGCTTTGAGGTGCAAACAGAAAATTTACCAGGACAGACGAAGAAACCAAACAGTTTCCCACACCTGACAGACAGTAATAAAACTTGCTCAGCTGGAACAATTCAAAAGGCCAGCAGAGCACTCAATACAACTTTCAACCAAAAGACAATCAAAACCATCACCCTGGTTTCCAAATCAAGCTGTGTGACAGTGGTGGACAAATCATGTGACCCGGAAGTTGTAAGGTTAAGACCAAAGAACTTGATGAAAAGTTCAGCACAGGGTCTAAAATCAGCAACTCAGGactccctctcttcctcagaAGCCAGCACAGGAGACAACACACACCTGGTTGCTCTCCTCCCCCAGGTATACTGGTTTTCTCAGCGCTACAGCTACCCAGCACTGGGTCGGGCCTGCCTGTCTCTACTGCTGGGCTTCCAGGACTGTCCTCAGCCCTTCTTGTCCTCTGCCCTTGCTGGAGATTGCCTTCGCAGACTTGCCAGACAGGCGGACTGTACAGAGACTCTAAAGCAGAATCTACTAAGTCTGGCCACAGTAGCTCTGAGCTGA
- the si:dkey-66i24.7 gene encoding uncharacterized protein si:dkey-66i24.7, giving the protein MEVIETIVIQSTEVEGKETVVSSVDTDKTKAEFIWTLQATWHLVNTRLEMDQAFDQPVCKKKKLWEMVAEKVNAKLRESEVTDVTVKAYECDLKWRNMLATYRKNAERAKRLGVASVHWEFFKAMHEVLGKSREEIEAQRRAKLSGTRVGKAIASKRFTPILPTPPVTAAPCTARPPQDVLQLYMELQERKMNMWAQQKALEERKIEAINNLAQAISSLAQKNSTQMTKDGH; this is encoded by the exons ATGGAGGTTATCGAGACAATTGTGATACAAAGTACTGAAGTGGAAGGAAAAGAGACGGTCGTGTCCAGTGTGGACACCGATAAAACCAAAGCAG AATTTATATGGACACTACAGGCTACATGGCACCTTGTCAATACCAGACTTGAAATGGACCAGGCTTTTGACCAGCCAGTATGCAAGAAAAAGAAACTTTGGGAGATGGTGGCAGAGAAGGTGAACGCCAAACTAAGGGAGTCAGAggtcactgatgtcactgtgaagGCGTACGAGTGTGACCTCAAGTGGAGAAACATGCTGGCCACATACAGGAAGAACGCAGAAAGGGCCAAGAGGCTGGGGGTGGCCAGCGTCCACTGGGAGTTCTTCAAGGCCATGCATGAGGTCCTGGGTAAGAGCAGGGAGGAGATCGAAGCCCAGCGAAGGGCCAAACTCAGTGGGACGAGAGTGGGCAAAGCCATAGCCAGCAAGAGGTTTACCCCAATCCTCCCTACACCTCCTGTGACGGCTGCTCCCTGCACCGCCCGGCCTCCACAGGACGTCCTGCAGCTGTACATGGAGCTGCAAGAGAGGAAGATGAACATGTGGGCCCAGCAGAAAGCTctggaggagaggaagataGAGGCTATTAACAACCTGGCCCAGGCCATCTCCAGCCTAGCTCAAAAGAACAGCACTCAGATGACAAAGGATGGACATTAG
- the LOC125878957 gene encoding uncharacterized protein LOC125878957, which produces MEVSEHVLSAGRAVLDMVEREWQPLSPTELDQRLDQAVEEILEADLIARLKTQPHPTVYVQFLQSQTNVQPQVLQTTTSSSAPEEETPEPREPLETVDSAAVKHITDLLQSSKSRARMAGRARLSLSHTVLLSLTLLSERVSYRSVSRRFHLEKGNIHRIFFSFCERINSLEERQIRWPVDSEALEALFPLCSPEKEQEELPGVPQVLGVLGHTRIPIRLPIGKHDVESTVPEVKRMKKEAHPDSWLNLQLICDRKGRFLHCRISKGSDVDRGITLRDKLKQHPELMPSGSCLVARAGYPLTAQILTPYSGSQGPKEELFNKMLEGHFHILDQAVANLRARFQRLKYLDIGNYDRARAVVLTACVLHNVFLDVGQVIQGDVEKEEAITGEVEGEVDDQGIQRRDAISDLLFKTVDSISR; this is translated from the exons ATGGAGGTCAGCGAGCACGTTTTATCGGCGGGCCGAGCCGTGCTGGACATGGTGGAGCGGGAGTGGCAGCCGCTTTCCCCGACCGAGTTGGACCAGCGGCTGGACCAGGCAGTGGAGGAGATCCTGGAGGCTGACCTGATAGCAAGACTCAAAACTCAGCCTCATCCGACTGTTTACGTTCAGTTCCTGCAGAGTCAAACTAATGTGCAGCCTCAAGTTTTACAGACGACAACATCCAGCAGTGCCCCGGAGGAAGAGACACCAGAGCCCCGGGAACCGTTGGAGACCGTGGACAGTGCTGCAGTGAAG CACATCACAGACCTGCTTCAAAGCTCCAAATCCAGGGCTCGAATGGCCGGACGGGCTCGCTTGTCCCTGTCCCACACTGTCCTGCTGTCCCTCACCCTGCTCTCTGAGCGCGTCAGCTACCGCTCTGTGTCCCGCCGCTTCCACCTGGAAAAAGGAAACATCCACAGgatcttcttttctttctgtgaGCGCATAAACTCGCTGGAAGAGAGGCAAATCAGATGGCCAGTAG ACAGCGAGGCTTTAGAGGCCCTTTTCCCACTTTGCAGTCCAgagaaggagcaggaggagctgcCAGGTGTGCCTCAGGTCCTGGGAGTGTTGGGACACACTCGCATCCCTATCCGCCTGCCTATAGGAAAACATGATGTGGAGAGCACAGTGCCTGAGgtgaagaggatgaagaaggAGGCCCATCCTGACTCTTGGCTAAACCTGCAGCTTATATGTGATCGTAAAGGCAGGTTCCTACACTGCAGAATCAGTAAAGGATCAGATGTGGACAGAGGCATCACTCTGAGAGACAAACTCAAACAGCATCCTGAACTGATGCCCTCTGGCTCCTGCCTCGTGGCCAGAGCGGGCTACCCGCTCACTGCTCAGATTTTAACCCCATACTCAGGAAGTCAAGGACCAAAAGAGGAGCTCTTTAACAAGATGCTTGAGGGACATTTTCACATCCTGGATCAGGCTGTTGCCAACCTGAGAGCCAGATTTCAAAGGCTCAAGTATTTGGATATTGGAAACTATGACAGAGCCAGAGCTGTTGTGCTGACCGCCTGTGTGttgcacaatgtgtttttggacgtggGACAAGTGATTCAAGGGGATGTTGAGAAAGAGGAAGCCATAACTGGAGAGGTAGAGGGGGAGGTGGATGATCAGGGCATTCAGAGACGAGACGCCATCTCAGATTTGTTGTTTAAAACTGTTGATTCTATAAGCAGATGA
- the elob gene encoding elongin-B: protein MDVFLMIRRHKTTIFTDAKESTTVYELKRIVEGILKRPPEDQRLYKDDVMLNDGQTLGNCGFTNQTARPQAPATVGLAFRLSDDSFEQLRIEPFSTPPELPDVMKPQDSGSTANEQAVQ, encoded by the exons ATG GATGTGTTTCTAATGATCAGACGTCACAAGACGACCATCTTCACAGATGCCAAAGAGTCTACCACAGTCTATGAACTGAAGCGCATTGTGGAAGGCATTTTAAAGAGGCCACCTGAAGATCAGAGGCTTTATAAG GATGACGTGATGCTTAATGATGGTCAAACTCTTGGAAATTGTGGCTTTACAAATCAAACAGCCCGACCTCAGGCCCCAGCCACAGTGGGATTAGCTTTCCGTTTGAGTG ATGATTCATTTGAGCAGCTGAGGATCGAGCCTTTCTCCACTCCCCCAGAGCTCCCTGACGTCATGAAGCCCCAGGACTCGGGCAGCACAGCCAACGAGCAGGCTGTACAGTGA